One window of the Danaus plexippus chromosome 25, MEX_DaPlex, whole genome shotgun sequence genome contains the following:
- the LOC116775373 gene encoding pancreatic triacylglycerol lipase-like: MRGILSLVVSQIAMFMTAAQSLQNGTNVVDFLGRALQKEVQAVKQPIDESIAFIGSSQCKHVKKLLGVSYEQLQESEPDLNGLTIVYRSKLVTAIINMTYVVEALQARSSEGAQELVLFAHGFTDDPSKDSFGNISEAYLGNGHSRVVALDGSSLIRWLYLRASTYVRFIGERIGHVLAAMVQHGQDPKKIHLVGHSLGAHIAGFIGKTFYNLTGSRIGRITGLDPAGPCFTHVDPDLRLKESDADFVDVIHTDSGVYGIKEAVGHADYYPNGGSQQPSCVFQTCSHSYAWRLYGASVTRPRAFPAVKCNSWEEFKKGRCGNEISYMGLAAEPSARGKFYLQTSGDYPFTLGEDGLKYKNNDGIVKNIQDTLFG; this comes from the exons ATGCGAGGTATACTCTCCCTGGTCGTGTCTCAAATAGCCATGTTCATGACGGCAGCCCAGAGTCTCCAGAACGGGACAAACGTCGTGGACTTCCTCGGCCGGGCGCTGCAGAAGGAGGTGCAGGCTGTGAAACAACCGATTGACGAGAGCATCGCTTTCATTGGATCCTCGCAGT GTAAACACGTGAAGAAGCTGCTGGGAGTGTCGTACGAACAACTTCAAGAGAGTGAACCGGACCTCAACGGACTCACCATCGTTTATAGATCTAA GTTGGTGACAGCTATAATAAACATGACGTATGTGGTGGAGGCGCTCCAAGCTCGCTCGTCAGAGGGCGCGCAGGAGCTGGTGTTGTTCGCACACGGCTTCACTGACGACCCGAGTAAGGACAGCTTCGGGAACATCAGCGAGGCTTACTTGGGTAACG GCCACTCGCGAGTGGTCGCCCTGGACGGCAGCTCCCTCATCCGCTGGCTGTACTTGCGTGCGTCCACATACGTCCGATTCATAGGGGAGAGAATCGGTCACGTGCTGGCGGCTATGGTCCAAC ATGGCCAGGATCCTAAGAAAATTCACCTGGTGGGGCACAGTCTTGGAGCGCATATCGCCGGGTTCATCGGGAAAACGTTCTACAACTTAACCGGGTCACGAATCGGGCGGATAACCGGTCTAGACCCGGCCGGGCCGTGCTTCACACATGTGGACCCGGATTTGAGACTCAAGGAATCGGATGCAGACTTCGTGGACGTCATACACACCGACTCGGGAGTGTATGGAATTAAGGAGGCTGTCG GTCACGCCGATTACTACCCCAATGGTGGATCCCAGCAGCCGTCTTGCGTGTTCCAGACGTGTTCTCACTCATACGCTTGGAGGCTGTACGGAGCTTCCGTCACTAGACCGAGGGCATTCCCAGCTGTTAAGTGTAACAGCTGGGAGGAATTCAAGAAAGGGAGGTGTGGAAATGAGATCAG TTACATGGGCCTCGCAGCCGAGCCGAGCGCTAGGGGTAAGTTCTACCTCCAGACCAGCGGCGACTACCCCTTCACCCTCGGCGAGGACGGACTCAAGTATAAGAATAACGACGGCATCGTCAAGAATATACAAGACACGCTGTTTGGATAG
- the LOC116775271 gene encoding protein 4.1 homolog, which yields MRESLRRLASDDIPPRGRVRVELLTGEHITIDLDRKALGGDLLDLVCESLDVIEKDYFGLLHAQGEPRVWVHLGRRLSKTFKNEPWDVRFAVKFYPLEPSALRDDMTRYQLSLALRRDLMEGRLTCSTITYALLASYVLQAEAGDRSAAAPLGAGATAALVTSHRAVPLHVLNEDMEMRVDELYRKHKGQTPAEAELNYLENAKKLALYGAEMHSVKDSDDVELSLAVCGRGIAVVRDGTIMNRFPWTKILKLSYNKRLFVIRLRAADSDECETDVSFRLNSSRASERLWTSTVEHHVFFRRESPVKVERVSGFPMLGARRLSCRRTLRQMRDTTVARQVI from the exons ATGCGGGAGAGTCTTCGCCGCCTCGCATCAGACGACATCCCTCCCAGAGGCAGGGTCCGCGTGGAACTGCTCACGGGAGAACACATTACTATTGATCTGGAT AGGAAGGCCCTCGGCGGAGATTTACTGGACCTGGTCTGCGAGTCCTTAGACGTGATCGAGAAGGACTACTTCGGGCTGCTTCACGCACAAGGGGAGCCCAGGGTGTGGGTACACCTCGGCAGACGACTCAGCAAAACTTTCAAAA ACGAGCCCTGGGATGTACGGTTTGCTGTGAAGTTCTATCCGCTGGAGCCGTCAGCTCTCAGAGACGACATGACCCGCTACCAGCTGTCACTGGCGCTCAGGCGAGACCTCATGGAAG GACGTCTGACGTGCTCGACGATCACATACGCACTGCTCGCGTCCTACGTCCTCCAGGCAGAGGCGGGGGACAGGTCCGCGGCTGCCCCGCTGGGGGCGGGGGCCACGGCGGCGCTGGTGACGTCGCACAGAGCCGTGCCGCTTCACGTCCTCAACGAGGATATGGAGATGAGAGTCGATGAGTTGTATAGGAAACACAA AGGACAGACGCCAGCGGAGGCCGAGCTGAACTATCTGGAGAACGCCAAGAAGCTCGCGTTGTACGGAGCCGAGATGCATTCGGTGAAGGACTCTGATGATGTAGAGCTCTCACTCGCCGTCTGCGGGAGAGGAATCGCCGTGGTTAGGGACGG gacgatcatgaATCGCTTCCCGTGGACGAAGATATTGAAGCTCAGTTACAACAAGCGCCTGTTCGTGATCCGCCTCCGAGCCGCGGACTCCGACGAGTGCGAGACGGATGTCAGCTTCCGACTCAACTCCTCGCGGGCCAGCGAGCGCCTGTGGACCAGCACCGTGGAACATCACGTGTTCTTCAG GCGCGAGAGTCCGGTGAAGGTGGAGCGAGTGTCAGGGTTCCCGATGCTCGGGGCCCGGCGACTGTCTTGTCGGCGGACGTTACGACAGATGCGCGACACGACTGTCGCAAGACAAGTTATTTGa